Proteins encoded together in one bacterium window:
- a CDS encoding nucleotidyltransferase — protein MAETLDNSANVLALLRVCSLLNRYEANYLVIGGYACILHGMVRTTEDVDILIEESAANYQRIIDALSELEDHAARELTLQDFEENVVIKVADEVEVDVSRRAWSVTYSEAIPHAQKREISGITVPYLSLRDLIASKGTYRDQDQVDVARLRILAERKDGK, from the coding sequence ATGGCAGAAACCCTTGATAATTCAGCGAATGTCCTGGCGTTGTTGCGTGTTTGTTCCTTGCTGAACAGGTATGAAGCAAACTATCTGGTCATTGGGGGATATGCCTGCATTCTTCACGGTATGGTGCGAACAACAGAAGATGTGGACATCCTGATCGAAGAATCCGCCGCTAATTACCAACGCATCATTGATGCACTTTCCGAGTTGGAGGACCATGCCGCAAGGGAGTTGACGTTGCAGGACTTCGAGGAAAATGTTGTTATCAAAGTGGCTGATGAAGTTGAAGTTGATGTCAGTCGACGGGCATGGAGTGTCACTTATTCCGAAGCCATACCCCATGCCCAGAAAAGGGAAATCTCCGGTATAACGGTTCCTTACCTGAGTCTTCGCGATTTGATTGCGAGTAAGGGAACATATCGGGATCAAGACCAGGTAGATGTAGCCCGTCTGCGGATTTTGGCTGAGCGAAAAGACGGCAAGTAG